The sequence CGTGTTGGCCTCCACGCGGGCGTCGGCCGGGTGCGGCAGCCGGATGGCGACCTGGCCGGAGATGGAGTTCAGCGCGATGTCCACCGGCCGCGCGGCGTCCGGGTCGAGGTCCAGGTCGATGAGCATGTCCCCGCTGACCGAGTCGGCCCGTACGCTCACCCCCGCGCCGTCGACCACCGTCAGACCGCCGGACACCGAGTGGAAGCCGAGGTCGCCGGTCACGGACTGGGCCTCGACGCTGCCCGACACGGTGTGCGCCTTGACCCTGCCGGAGAGCGCGACCAGGGTGGCCTCGCCGGAGACCCCGTTGACGTCGGTGCCGCCGGAGATGCCGGACACGAAGGACGTGGCGTCGACCGCGGCCACGTGGACGCGGGTGGCGGCCGGGACGGTGAGGGTCACCGCCGCGCTGCGCTCCCAGGCCTTGCGCCCCGAGGCGGAGCCGGACCAGGCCTTCCACGGCTTGGCCTCGAGCCACTGCTTGAAGCCCTGGGTGCCGTTCCAGGGCAGGTCCTCGTAGGACACGGTGAGGGTGCCGCCCTCCTGCACCACGTGCAGGGGTGGTCCGTCGACCGCGGTCACCTCCAGGCGGGCCGGGCCGTCCTCGGCGGCGACGACATTCACCGCGCCGCTCACGAGGCGGACCCGGAGCTCGGTCACCGGCTCCTCGAAGGTGAGCTTCTGCGGTTCGGCGACCGACCACGTCATCTGCTCTGCCATGGTGCTGATCCTCCTCGTGCGTTCACGGACCGGGTCTCGACGCACGCAACATATCGCGTCTTCTCGATAACACGATATATCGCGGCTGGGTGAAGTCAACCTGCTGCCCTACGGGCGGCTCGGCGGTGTCCGGCTCGGCTGCGCCGGGGCCTGGCCCTGCCCGGGCCTCTGGGGCTCCGCCCCAGACCCCGCGCCTCAAACGCCGGCGAGGCTGGATTTGGCCCTGGCTGCGCCGGAGCCTGGTCGGTGGGGTCGGAGCGCGGGGCCGCTCCGGGCTGTCTCCTCGGCTCGCGCACTGAGCCTGACCTGACGCCATCGGCCCAGGTTGCGCGCTCGTCCTGCGGGGACAACCCTGCGCGTCCCCACTCCCCTCCGCCACGGCTTCCGCTTCCGGAGCCTGGGCGTGGGGCGGGGTCGCGCAGGAGAGTCCCCGCAGGACGAGCGCGCAACCCAGGCCGGGCATGCGTAGCCGGGGCTAAGTGCGCGAGCCGAGGAGACGCTCCGGAGCGGCACCGACCCACACCCCGCCAAGCCCCCGCCAGGGCCAAGGCCAAACCCAGCCCCGCCGGCGATTGAGGCGCGGGGTCTGGGGCGGAGCCCCAGGGGCCGGGCGCAGCCGAGCCGGACACCGCTGAGCCCGGCCGCAGGCCGTCAGGCCGCCGCGACCTCGGCCTCGGCCTCCGGCGACGGCTCCGGCTTCAGCAGCGGGCTCGCATGGTGGAGGAGCCAGGCCCGGTACAACGGCGTGCGCAGCGCGGCCTCGCGGTAGGCGGCGCGGAGGTCCCGGTAGACCTCCGCGTGCGCGCCCGGCCGGGTCGCCAGCAGCAGGCGAACGGCCAGCGGGTCACCCGACAGCGGCCGGATGGCCATGTCGTCCCGCGGCCCGGAGGTCGGCTGGCAGGGCGCCACCGCCTCGCCCGAGACGATCAGCGAGGTCGCGGTGTGGTAGTCGGCGTGCAGTACGGGCGGGTCGAGCCCGGCCCCGGCGAAGATCCGCCGCAGGCCGTCCCATTCGCCGTCCACCGAGGGGTCCACGGTCCACCGGTCGGCGGCGAGGTCCTGTAACTCCACCACCGGCCGCCGGGCCGCCGGATGGT comes from Streptomyces sp. NBC_01408 and encodes:
- a CDS encoding DUF4097 family beta strand repeat-containing protein, producing MAEQMTWSVAEPQKLTFEEPVTELRVRLVSGAVNVVAAEDGPARLEVTAVDGPPLHVVQEGGTLTVSYEDLPWNGTQGFKQWLEAKPWKAWSGSASGRKAWERSAAVTLTVPAATRVHVAAVDATSFVSGISGGTDVNGVSGEATLVALSGRVKAHTVSGSVEAQSVTGDLGFHSVSGGLTVVDGAGVSVRADSVSGDMLIDLDLDPDAARPVDIALNSISGQVAIRLPHPADARVEANTATGGVSNAFEDLRVSGKLGAKRITGTLGSGTGTLRATTVSGAIALLRRPAVDTPLTLDKKVI